The Candidatus Brocadiaceae bacterium genome contains the following window.
GTGAATAAGGATGCCAAATTATGAAGACGCTTCTGGTTTTTGAATCGGCAGCACAATCTGTACCGCAGAGTACGGCATGGTATCTTGCCGATCTTGGAGAGCATCTTGGCAAGCAGGAGCTTTATACACGGCAGTCACCGCAGAAGCTAAAGGCACTGAAAGAATATGCCATAGTAGAGAGCACGGTGTCTTCCAACAGGATTGAAGGTGTCACTATTGACCCTGCGAGGGTAAAAGAAGTGGTATTTGGCAGGGCGCATTTACGGGACAGGGATGAAGAAGAGGTGCGTGGTTACCGTAATGCCCTTGAACTGCTTCATACGAAGTCAGGTTCCCTTGCAGTGTCGGAAGGCACTATCCGCAAAATGCACCGATTGGCTCGTGGAGGTATAGGCGATGCAGGTGAGTATAAAAGCAGAGACAGCAACATCATAGAACGGTATCCCGACGGAAGGGTGCGGATTCGCTTCAAAACGGTGTCTGCGATCGCGACCCCGCAATCTATGAAGTTGCTGACAAAAGCGTGGCAGGATTGCATTAAAGAACGTTGGATCCATCCATTAATAGCGCTTGCAGCGTTCAATCTGGATTTCCTGTGCATACATCCATTTCGTGATGGCAACGGAAGGGTATCCAGATTGCT
Protein-coding sequences here:
- a CDS encoding Fic family protein, translating into MKTLLVFESAAQSVPQSTAWYLADLGEHLGKQELYTRQSPQKLKALKEYAIVESTVSSNRIEGVTIDPARVKEVVFGRAHLRDRDEEEVRGYRNALELLHTKSGSLAVSEGTIRKMHRLARGGIGDAGEYKSRDSNIIERYPDGRVRIRFKTVSAIATPQSMKLLTKAWQDCIKERWIHPLIALAAFNLDFLCIHPFRDGNGRVSRLLMLLQCYHLGYEVGRYISFERIIEENKHRYYETLEQSSKGWHESKHNPWPYLNFVLSILKTAYKEFEERAGLIESPRGSKTEMVHHAIHTIGREFTVADIEKKCPVVSRDMIRTVLKTMRKDGVVECVGRGPGALWNKKGNTSKRG